In the genome of bacterium, one region contains:
- a CDS encoding NAD(P)-dependent oxidoreductase, whose protein sequence is MNRFSNIVIFGGSGFIGAHFSIHLLDNNLAENIFLADILPPNLDALPAKLKQYTDSGKVKFVKVDVRQPISEQMPAELGGQSEGQLNGQGKVDLVVNLAAVHREPGHERNEYFDTNLPGANNVCDWASQVDCKYIVFTSSIAVYGTEKIGPKTEDTTPQPNSPYGESKLAAEKIHRDWVNAQAERKLLIVRPGVIFGTGEGGNITRMIKGIRGGYFVFLGNQNVVKSGGYVKELARSMAWMMDKQLSGNIKEMLYNFTMNPAATVGEYANGILKAMNLRKRIWNIPYGLLLPVATVVGGISKVLRIDQPVNSARVKKLLRENNIVAKKLEDLGYEYQYTLDSALADWHQEHPQDWGD, encoded by the coding sequence ATGAACCGATTTTCTAACATTGTAATATTTGGCGGCAGTGGCTTTATCGGCGCCCATTTTTCTATTCATTTGTTGGATAATAATTTAGCGGAAAACATCTTCTTGGCCGACATTCTACCTCCTAATTTAGACGCCTTGCCTGCGAAACTAAAACAGTATACGGATAGCGGCAAAGTAAAGTTTGTAAAAGTTGATGTGCGTCAGCCGATTAGCGAACAGATGCCTGCAGAGCTAGGTGGGCAGTCAGAGGGCCAGTTAAATGGTCAGGGCAAAGTTGATTTAGTCGTTAACCTGGCTGCAGTGCACCGCGAACCAGGCCACGAGCGCAACGAATATTTTGATACTAACTTGCCGGGGGCGAATAATGTTTGTGATTGGGCTAGCCAAGTAGACTGCAAGTACATTGTGTTTACCAGTTCCATCGCTGTGTATGGCACAGAAAAAATCGGTCCTAAAACCGAAGATACTACGCCCCAGCCGAATAGTCCGTATGGCGAATCTAAACTAGCTGCAGAAAAAATTCATCGCGACTGGGTTAATGCTCAAGCAGAGCGCAAGTTATTGATTGTGCGTCCTGGCGTAATTTTTGGCACGGGTGAAGGTGGCAACATTACTCGCATGATCAAAGGCATCCGCGGCGGTTACTTTGTATTTTTGGGCAACCAGAACGTGGTAAAGTCCGGCGGTTATGTAAAAGAGCTGGCTAGATCTATGGCCTGGATGATGGATAAGCAGCTTTCCGGCAACATAAAAGAAATGCTTTACAACTTTACTATGAATCCGGCTGCCACAGTTGGCGAATATGCCAATGGCATATTGAAGGCAATGAACTTGCGCAAGCGCATTTGGAATATTCCTTATGGCTTGCTGCTGCCAGTGGCTACTGTTGTCGGCGGCATTAGTAAAGTTTTAAGAATCGATCAGCCGGTTAATAGCGCACGCGTTAAAAAGTTGCTCCGAGAAAACAATATCGTGGCAAAAAAGCTCGAGGATTTAGGATATGAATATCAATATACTTTAGACTCTGCTCTGGCGGACTGGCACCAGGAACATCCTCAGGATTGGGGCGACTAG
- a CDS encoding sugar transferase: MKRAEFILNLISLPVDAITLAGAGLIAYYIRYNLERFDLVGPVIFDLSLSGFIAILIRVIPFLLIIFAFLGLYNVRATQPFRQQATKIFVGVSLGALFTIVLFFFDQSIFPSRFIILAAWMMGIIFAIGGRLVLRIFKRIMFHHNYGLQRLIIINGQGSETETVESLFKSKRYGYQVVAKFDHHDEILFELETFIDANPVDEIIQTNTSITREQNMHIATLARSKGLSFSFIPSLFEVQRNVIELQTYRGVPLISLKHTPLDGWGRVVKRVSDVIFSSICIIITLPVFLGIALAIKLNSPGPVFYNVTRVGRGRNFTFFKFRSMYTHLSVGEKYGNSEAQQTLEKLLNEINEDNRTGPLYKIKNDPRVTPVGRFLRKTKLDELPQFWNVLLGDMSMVGPRPHFPDQVSEYKRGNERIFSIKPGIFGLTQLAQLSWPNLPFKEEIKLDTYYLENWSWWLDLSILIRSFVALVFSRRSNDDY, encoded by the coding sequence ATGAAAAGAGCCGAATTCATACTCAACCTTATTTCTTTGCCAGTCGACGCCATCACCTTGGCCGGAGCTGGCTTAATTGCTTATTACATCCGTTATAACCTAGAACGATTCGATCTCGTCGGGCCGGTTATTTTTGATCTGAGCCTCAGCGGCTTTATCGCGATTCTAATTCGCGTCATCCCCTTCCTGCTCATCATCTTTGCCTTCCTTGGCTTGTATAACGTTCGCGCCACGCAGCCGTTTCGCCAGCAGGCTACCAAAATCTTTGTAGGCGTGTCGTTGGGCGCGTTGTTCACCATTGTCTTATTCTTCTTTGACCAATCCATTTTCCCATCCCGTTTTATTATTCTGGCGGCCTGGATGATGGGCATCATCTTTGCCATCGGCGGCCGTTTGGTGCTGCGAATTTTCAAGCGCATCATGTTCCATCACAATTACGGCCTGCAGCGCTTGATCATCATCAACGGCCAAGGCTCGGAAACAGAAACTGTCGAAAGCTTGTTTAAGAGCAAGCGGTACGGCTATCAGGTGGTCGCCAAGTTTGACCACCATGATGAAATTCTGTTCGAACTAGAAACGTTTATCGACGCCAATCCGGTAGACGAAATTATTCAAACCAATACTTCCATAACCCGCGAACAGAATATGCACATTGCCACGCTTGCGCGAAGCAAGGGCCTCAGCTTCAGCTTTATACCTAGCCTGTTCGAAGTTCAACGCAATGTTATCGAACTGCAAACTTATCGCGGCGTTCCTCTAATTAGCCTAAAGCACACTCCTCTGGATGGCTGGGGGCGGGTTGTTAAAAGAGTTTCTGATGTTATCTTTAGTTCAATTTGCATCATCATTACCCTCCCGGTATTTTTGGGAATCGCCCTGGCCATTAAGCTTAATAGCCCTGGGCCGGTATTCTATAACGTAACGCGGGTAGGGCGGGGCAGAAACTTTACGTTCTTCAAGTTCCGCAGCATGTATACTCACTTAAGCGTTGGAGAAAAGTACGGCAATAGCGAAGCTCAGCAAACTTTAGAAAAACTCCTCAACGAAATAAACGAAGATAATCGCACCGGACCTTTGTATAAGATCAAAAACGACCCCCGCGTCACACCAGTCGGCCGTTTCCTTCGCAAGACCAAGCTCGACGAACTTCCTCAGTTCTGGAATGTGCTTTTAGGCGACATGAGCATGGTTGGCCCTCGACCCCACTTTCCGGACCAGGTTTCCGAGTATAAACGGGGCAATGAGCGCATCTTTAGCATCAAACCTGGCATCTTTGGCCTTACGCAATTAGCGCAGCTCTCGTGGCCGAATTTGCCCTTTAAGGAAGAGATTAAGCTCGATACCTACTACTTGGAGAACTGGAGCTGGTGGCTGGATTTAAGCATACTGATCCGCTCCTTCGTAGCCTTAGTCTTCAGCCGGCGCAGCAACGATGACTATTAA
- a CDS encoding DEAD/DEAH box helicase, with the protein MTLDKAIISSIKNNNLRVLLEVILDDYSTLFEQYILGVETNDNPSLMLKTDYASYSIYFDSNEKSNTKIYESNNKIFKTICIGDDLINKELLKYFLRRQFIADQQLFNLYLKRGSEIKPHEAQLRALENLKRTREEGSDKAIAILATGIGKTILAALDAKQCGAKKILFIVHINEILKQTKETFENVIPEKQDNLGFYNGKSKDTNKDILFASIQTLGKQKHLENFTPDYFDYIIIDETHHTAAPTYAKIFSYFKPKFFLGLTATPDRMDRKDILGFYNNNVVFEMDQEQAIEQGYLAPFKYLGFKDSIDYSNIFFNGFKYDTKDLNKHLLIDERDQAIIKKFKEIAKGRKTIGFCASIEHAERSAEKFKAAGISAIAVHSRSLGFGGAEEKDKSLLIKYFRDNKCQVAFVVDMFNEGVDIPDVSCLLFLRPTESRTIFIQHMGRGLRIAPQKEDVLILDFIGNYRTANLILEGLNIKGGIRGLKKVTRDGKDLFVYDLNGCEIVFDTEVVDIFRNNEVTHTKDIRNDVIKEEWQEYASYLEKWTENNLYWKRGQQNQYFEVNFEALKILKENLGISEKEFIKKIQKIVMDKYPRKNMTAGFRALFLSKISGFVTFESPLKPTSPFDEIYKITSDFSKIDTYRDILTTQLEKINYWNPIYGSYNKYVDTSNRVSFKDFRIYPFFFIYDALLKLMDEYGSSPSVTKFEFNTFLAITKEHSETKEVVERILRFRDDEEKQQTQKLLTTKNKIDPRFYGIIHYNKYLEVDKNGLSINPKFTDELRTRLKAFNSLYSSKKLILYEENAPNLYSDMLYSISDILDYHNQMR; encoded by the coding sequence ATGACTCTTGATAAAGCCATTATTTCTTCAATAAAAAATAATAACCTACGGGTATTGCTTGAGGTTATATTAGATGATTACAGCACACTCTTTGAACAGTATATTCTTGGGGTTGAAACTAATGATAATCCGTCCTTGATGCTGAAAACCGATTATGCTAGTTATAGTATATATTTTGATAGCAATGAAAAATCAAATACAAAAATATATGAATCGAATAATAAAATATTTAAAACAATTTGTATTGGTGACGACCTTATTAATAAGGAGTTATTAAAGTACTTTTTACGTAGACAATTTATTGCTGATCAGCAACTTTTCAATTTATACCTTAAACGTGGCAGTGAAATTAAGCCTCATGAAGCCCAGTTAAGAGCACTAGAGAATTTGAAACGTACCAGAGAAGAAGGTTCGGATAAAGCAATAGCAATATTGGCAACTGGGATCGGTAAAACAATTCTGGCAGCTTTAGATGCAAAACAATGCGGAGCAAAAAAAATTCTTTTTATTGTACATATCAATGAAATATTAAAACAAACAAAAGAAACATTTGAAAATGTAATCCCAGAAAAGCAAGATAATTTAGGTTTTTACAATGGAAAAAGCAAAGATACCAATAAAGATATTTTATTTGCCTCAATACAAACTTTAGGAAAACAAAAACACTTAGAAAATTTTACTCCTGATTATTTTGATTACATCATTATAGACGAAACTCACCACACAGCAGCACCTACTTATGCAAAAATATTTTCATATTTCAAACCTAAATTCTTTCTGGGTTTAACTGCAACCCCCGATCGAATGGATCGAAAAGATATTTTGGGATTCTATAATAATAATGTTGTCTTTGAAATGGATCAAGAGCAAGCAATAGAACAAGGATACCTTGCCCCTTTTAAATATTTGGGTTTTAAAGATAGCATCGACTATTCAAACATTTTTTTTAATGGATTTAAATATGACACAAAAGATTTAAATAAACATCTATTGATTGATGAACGAGATCAAGCGATTATTAAAAAGTTTAAGGAAATCGCCAAAGGTAGGAAGACCATCGGTTTTTGTGCTTCAATTGAGCATGCAGAAAGATCGGCTGAAAAGTTTAAAGCAGCAGGTATTAGTGCAATTGCTGTGCACTCTCGTAGTTTAGGCTTCGGAGGTGCTGAAGAGAAAGATAAGTCATTGCTGATTAAATATTTTCGAGATAACAAATGCCAAGTAGCCTTTGTAGTTGATATGTTCAATGAAGGTGTTGATATACCTGATGTTTCTTGTCTATTGTTTTTGCGTCCAACTGAATCCAGAACTATATTTATTCAGCACATGGGTAGAGGTCTGCGTATTGCACCACAAAAAGAAGATGTTTTAATTTTGGATTTTATAGGAAATTACCGTACTGCCAATTTGATTTTGGAAGGCTTAAACATTAAGGGAGGCATTAGGGGGTTAAAGAAAGTAACCCGTGATGGAAAGGATCTATTTGTCTACGACTTGAATGGTTGTGAAATTGTTTTTGACACAGAAGTAGTCGATATTTTTAGAAACAATGAGGTGACTCACACGAAAGATATTAGAAATGATGTTATTAAAGAAGAGTGGCAAGAATATGCTAGCTATTTAGAAAAATGGACAGAAAATAACTTATACTGGAAACGTGGTCAACAAAATCAATACTTCGAAGTTAATTTTGAAGCTTTAAAAATACTTAAAGAAAACCTTGGGATTTCAGAAAAAGAATTTATTAAGAAAATTCAAAAAATTGTTATGGATAAATATCCTCGCAAAAACATGACCGCTGGTTTCCGTGCTCTGTTTTTGAGTAAAATTAGTGGATTTGTAACATTTGAGTCTCCCTTAAAACCCACATCTCCATTCGATGAAATTTATAAAATAACAAGCGACTTCTCTAAAATTGATACCTATAGAGATATACTTACGACTCAATTGGAAAAAATTAATTATTGGAATCCAATATACGGTTCGTACAACAAATATGTAGATACTTCAAATCGCGTGTCGTTTAAAGATTTTAGAATATATCCGTTCTTTTTTATTTACGATGCGTTATTAAAATTAATGGATGAATATGGTTCAAGTCCAAGTGTAACTAAATTTGAATTTAATACCTTTTTAGCTATAACAAAAGAACATTCAGAAACCAAGGAAGTTGTTGAACGAATTCTGCGATTTCGAGATGATGAGGAGAAACAACAGACCCAAAAACTCCTTACCACTAAGAACAAGATTGACCCAAGATTTTATGGAATCATCCATTATAATAAGTACCTAGAGGTCGATAAAAATGGACTAAGTATTAACCCTAAATTTACAGATGAACTAAGGACGCGATTAAAGGCTTTTAACTCTTTATATTCTTCAAAAAAGCTTATTTTATATGAAGAAAACGCTCCTAATCTATACTCTGATATGTTATACTCAATTAGTGACATCTTGGACTATCATAATCAAATGCGGTAG
- the galE gene encoding UDP-glucose 4-epimerase GalE: MTEQENNTIVVTGGAGYIGSHVVRLLLDNGFDVVVIDDLSSGKQANLPPGFTPGVNFFNGDFADGKIWQQIYAQGGAEAVVHLAASIDANESLSEREKYIENNFTKTQQLLDILQDLGRLGSGSAALPVNQPQPVKQLIFASTAAVYGATGSEPVMETAFLKPMNPYGESKVMAEQAINQATQFKTVCLRFFNVAGTIDTIGVLPQNPHGLISQISAAAKDGQKEFLIYGDDYPTPDGTCIRDFVNPQDIARAILACVQQSGTLPQNAIFNVGTGHGYSVLQILNKAREVAGKPILSRVAARRDQEVPISICDNSLIKRTLNFELQNSDLDTILRTSL, from the coding sequence ATGACAGAACAGGAAAACAACACGATCGTTGTCACGGGCGGCGCCGGCTATATTGGTTCGCATGTCGTGCGTTTGCTGTTGGACAACGGCTTCGATGTAGTTGTTATAGACGACCTCTCCAGCGGCAAGCAAGCAAATTTACCTCCCGGTTTTACACCAGGGGTAAATTTTTTTAATGGCGATTTTGCAGACGGCAAAATTTGGCAACAGATTTACGCTCAAGGCGGGGCAGAGGCGGTGGTGCATTTGGCAGCGAGCATCGATGCAAACGAATCTTTGTCTGAGCGCGAGAAGTACATCGAAAATAACTTTACCAAGACGCAGCAGCTGTTGGATATTTTACAGGACCTGGGCAGGCTTGGCAGCGGGTCGGCTGCTCTGCCTGTTAATCAACCTCAGCCTGTAAAACAGCTTATTTTCGCGTCTACAGCCGCTGTATACGGCGCAACCGGCAGCGAGCCTGTGATGGAAACCGCTTTTTTAAAACCTATGAATCCCTACGGAGAAAGCAAAGTTATGGCCGAACAGGCTATTAACCAAGCTACTCAATTCAAAACTGTTTGTTTGCGCTTCTTCAATGTTGCCGGAACAATAGATACCATTGGGGTGTTGCCGCAGAACCCGCATGGCTTAATAAGCCAGATCTCTGCAGCGGCAAAAGACGGACAAAAAGAATTTTTAATTTACGGAGACGATTACCCAACCCCAGACGGCACTTGCATCCGGGACTTTGTGAATCCGCAAGACATTGCCCGCGCGATTCTGGCCTGTGTGCAGCAGAGCGGTACTTTGCCTCAAAATGCGATTTTCAATGTTGGTACCGGCCATGGCTATTCTGTCTTGCAGATTTTGAATAAGGCCCGCGAGGTTGCAGGTAAGCCAATTCTGAGCCGGGTGGCGGCCAGGCGGGATCAAGAGGTCCCCATCTCGATCTGCGATAATTCGCTTATCAAAAGGACCCTAAATTTCGAATTGCAAAATTCCGATTTAGACACTATACTACGAACTAGTCTATAA
- a CDS encoding DUF11 domain-containing protein, with protein sequence MRNIFFNRQSSKLGLLGSLVAVVAVAIALVLIPQKTNIKTLAENCQNPPTTPTLNPYPVTFDDENPPLCHDRAAIDAAKYNNGGPVVYSQSESDWQNGLNLNIGEQGVALMYIHNGAANNLPGNQTMARNVKITTNTHTGVGSSHPINVNFAGDNTNVVNKTFTVHTPANAKLEVVPNSGFMYDYFGNLVLDQQNLNLGNSVYTLGDLDACFEYSIFLTFRFKVVADTPANTSLGITKEVRSLDRNTNFASSVNVDPNERVQYKSVVRNTGNTTATNVQFTDNGVNGVQIESGSVTVDGLHAGTLPGTLSLGDIPAGGEKTIVYNARAGGNAGTFVNTATAVASNAPSVSASATVIVQVIQNNPNIAVNKLVKNLTTGGSYAQSTNAKTNERVNFKVTVSNTGDITLRNVVVTDPIPAGLQFDNSVVTNGNASFNNNTLTVNFGNLGVGQSNTVEFAAKVTRSNDGQVCNVATANSENAGPVNDNACVNVSNPPVETRTITVNKLVKNNNQNTAYADSVGAKTGEWVNFKVTATNTGNAAINNFRITDTVPGGLTLDQNSITSTGGNVSINGATITANFGTVGAGQSRTLEFAAQVVRNTAGQICNVGTASGDGANSVNADACVNVSIPEVRTIAITKLVKNNNQNTNYADSVGAKTGEWVNFKVTATNTGNATINNFRITDAIPAGLELDHNSIVTSGNVSISGSTITVNFGSVAAGQSRTLEFATKVVRNTAGTICNVGTASGDGANSVNADACVNVTPPPVETRTIAITKLVKNNNRDTVYADSVIARTGEWVNFKVTATNTGNATINNFKITDPVPAGLELDINSIVTNGSVERNGGNITVNFGSVASGQSRTLEFAAKVVRTTDGTICNVGTASGDGANSVNADACVNIQNPPPEVRTLLISKLVKIGSGSYAQTVNAKTGETVTFKVTITNSGSATIDNVKITDVIPSGFEFANAVVTTGSPSFNGSTLTVNFGSLAAGQSRAVEFNAKVTRATSGQVCNIAVGSGDKADTVQDNACVNVTPPPVETRSLQLSKLVKTDTSGATYTKSATVKTGDRVFFKVTVTNTGNASINNVKITDQIPSGMTFDDSVQTTGSPSFNSNTLTVTFGTVPAGQSRSVEFAMKVAQTTAGEICNTAFGSGDDVKSADDKACVTVTVTPGTPNIVQAKTAFNNTKNADAVSVKAERGNTITFTLKTTNSGTADSVNYIITDDLSGVLPLADLVDLGGATLEGNILTFPAVTIKPGETITKTFQVKVKSSLAANLSFQIKNTYGNTVVIDIPGQQVFQAPTTGVVGLSAFAFAGLMTAGFAAVRRRKDIMNFITA encoded by the coding sequence ATGCGCAACATTTTCTTTAACCGTCAGTCAAGCAAACTTGGCCTGTTAGGTAGTTTGGTTGCGGTTGTTGCCGTGGCTATTGCTCTTGTGTTGATCCCTCAAAAGACCAACATTAAGACGTTGGCAGAAAACTGTCAGAATCCACCAACCACCCCAACTCTCAACCCTTACCCGGTTACTTTTGACGACGAAAACCCGCCGTTGTGCCACGACCGCGCAGCTATTGATGCTGCAAAGTATAACAATGGTGGTCCAGTTGTATATTCACAGAGTGAATCCGACTGGCAGAATGGTTTGAATTTAAACATTGGCGAACAGGGCGTAGCTTTGATGTACATCCACAACGGAGCTGCCAACAATTTGCCAGGCAACCAAACCATGGCACGTAACGTGAAGATTACTACCAATACCCATACTGGCGTAGGTAGTTCTCATCCGATTAACGTGAACTTTGCTGGCGACAACACCAATGTCGTGAACAAAACTTTTACTGTTCACACTCCAGCTAACGCTAAATTGGAAGTAGTTCCAAATAGCGGTTTTATGTACGACTACTTCGGTAATTTGGTCTTAGACCAGCAGAACCTAAACTTAGGCAACTCTGTTTATACCTTAGGTGACTTAGATGCTTGTTTCGAATACAGCATCTTCTTGACCTTCCGATTCAAAGTAGTTGCTGATACTCCTGCTAACACATCTTTGGGAATCACTAAGGAAGTCCGCAGTTTGGACCGCAATACTAACTTTGCTTCTTCTGTAAACGTTGATCCAAATGAACGCGTGCAGTACAAGTCCGTAGTTCGCAATACTGGCAATACCACTGCTACCAATGTTCAGTTTACTGACAACGGAGTAAATGGCGTTCAGATCGAAAGCGGTTCTGTAACCGTAGACGGCCTCCACGCCGGAACTTTGCCAGGAACTTTGTCTCTGGGTGATATTCCAGCTGGGGGCGAAAAGACTATCGTTTATAACGCCCGCGCAGGCGGTAACGCTGGTACCTTTGTAAACACTGCCACCGCAGTGGCTAGCAATGCACCGAGCGTTTCTGCAAGCGCAACTGTGATTGTTCAGGTTATTCAAAATAACCCGAACATTGCCGTTAACAAGCTGGTTAAGAATTTAACTACTGGCGGCTCTTACGCACAGTCTACAAATGCAAAGACTAACGAACGCGTTAACTTTAAAGTAACTGTGTCTAACACTGGCGACATTACTTTGCGCAACGTAGTTGTTACTGACCCAATCCCTGCAGGCTTGCAGTTTGATAACTCAGTCGTAACTAACGGAAATGCCAGCTTTAATAACAACACTTTAACTGTTAATTTTGGCAACTTAGGTGTTGGCCAGAGCAATACTGTAGAATTCGCTGCAAAAGTAACCCGCTCTAACGACGGTCAGGTTTGTAACGTAGCTACAGCAAATTCCGAAAATGCTGGTCCAGTAAACGATAACGCTTGCGTTAACGTTTCTAATCCTCCAGTAGAAACTCGCACTATTACTGTTAATAAGTTAGTTAAGAACAACAACCAGAACACTGCTTACGCTGACTCTGTCGGTGCTAAGACTGGTGAATGGGTGAACTTCAAGGTAACTGCTACTAACACTGGCAATGCTGCCATTAACAACTTCCGCATTACGGATACTGTTCCAGGCGGCTTAACCTTGGATCAAAATTCTATTACCTCTACCGGCGGCAACGTCTCTATTAATGGCGCGACTATTACTGCTAACTTCGGCACTGTCGGAGCTGGCCAGAGCCGCACCTTAGAGTTTGCTGCACAGGTTGTCCGCAATACTGCCGGCCAAATCTGTAACGTGGGTACTGCATCCGGCGACGGAGCTAACTCTGTTAATGCTGACGCTTGCGTTAACGTATCTATCCCAGAAGTCCGCACTATTGCAATTACCAAATTGGTAAAGAACAATAACCAGAATACTAATTACGCAGACTCTGTTGGCGCTAAAACAGGCGAGTGGGTTAACTTCAAAGTAACCGCTACCAACACTGGCAATGCTACTATCAACAACTTCCGTATTACTGACGCCATCCCTGCTGGGTTGGAATTAGACCATAACTCGATTGTTACTTCTGGTAACGTTTCGATCTCTGGATCTACTATTACAGTAAACTTTGGTTCTGTAGCTGCCGGCCAAAGCCGCACCTTAGAATTCGCTACAAAAGTAGTTCGCAACACCGCGGGCACTATTTGTAACGTAGGTACTGCTTCCGGCGACGGCGCTAACTCTGTTAATGCTGACGCTTGCGTAAATGTAACTCCTCCTCCGGTAGAAACTCGCACTATTGCCATCACTAAATTAGTGAAGAACAATAACCGCGACACTGTTTATGCAGACTCTGTAATTGCTCGCACCGGTGAGTGGGTTAACTTCAAAGTAACCGCTACCAACACTGGCAATGCCACTATCAACAACTTCAAGATTACCGATCCTGTACCAGCCGGTCTGGAACTAGATATAAACTCTATTGTAACCAACGGCAGCGTAGAACGTAACGGTGGAAACATTACCGTAAACTTCGGTTCTGTTGCCAGCGGCCAAAGCCGTACTCTAGAATTTGCTGCTAAAGTAGTTCGCACTACCGACGGTACTATTTGTAACGTAGGTACTGCATCTGGCGACGGCGCTAACTCTGTTAATGCTGACGCTTGCGTAAACATTCAGAACCCGCCACCAGAAGTTCGCACTTTGCTGATCTCCAAATTAGTTAAGATCGGTTCTGGCAGCTATGCTCAGACCGTAAACGCTAAGACTGGCGAAACTGTAACCTTCAAAGTTACTATCACTAACTCCGGCAGCGCGACCATCGATAATGTAAAAATTACTGATGTGATTCCGTCTGGATTCGAGTTCGCTAATGCTGTTGTAACTACTGGTTCTCCTTCCTTCAATGGCTCTACTTTGACTGTAAACTTTGGCAGCTTAGCTGCTGGCCAGAGCCGTGCTGTTGAGTTTAACGCTAAAGTTACTCGCGCAACTAGCGGTCAGGTATGTAACATTGCTGTAGGTTCTGGCGATAAGGCCGACACCGTACAAGATAATGCTTGTGTAAATGTTACCCCGCCTCCAGTAGAAACTCGCTCTTTGCAGCTTTCTAAGCTTGTTAAGACCGATACCTCCGGTGCTACTTATACCAAGTCTGCAACCGTGAAGACTGGTGACCGCGTATTCTTCAAGGTGACTGTTACCAACACTGGCAATGCATCTATCAACAACGTCAAGATTACCGACCAGATTCCATCTGGTATGACCTTCGACGATTCTGTTCAGACTACCGGCAGCCCAAGCTTCAACAGCAACACATTGACTGTTACCTTCGGTACAGTTCCTGCGGGTCAAAGCCGTTCTGTAGAATTCGCTATGAAAGTAGCGCAAACTACAGCAGGCGAAATCTGCAACACTGCTTTCGGTTCTGGCGATGACGTAAAGTCTGCCGACGACAAGGCTTGTGTAACTGTAACCGTTACCCCTGGCACTCCGAACATTGTTCAGGCTAAGACTGCCTTCAACAACACTAAGAATGCCGACGCTGTATCTGTAAAGGCTGAACGTGGCAACACTATCACCTTTACCCTTAAGACCACTAACAGTGGTACTGCAGACAGCGTGAATTACATAATCACTGACGATTTATCTGGCGTATTGCCATTAGCTGACCTTGTAGACTTAGGCGGTGCTACCTTAGAAGGTAACATCCTAACCTTCCCTGCAGTCACTATCAAGCCAGGCGAAACTATTACCAAGACCTTCCAGGTTAAGGTAAAGTCTAGCCTTGCTGCTAACTTGTCTTTCCAGATCAAGAATACTTACGGCAACACCGTAGTAATCGACATCCCAGGCCAGCAGGTGTTCCAAGCACCTACTACTGGTGTGGTTGGCTTGTCTGCATTTGCCTTCGCTGGTCTTATGACCGCTGGGTTTGCAGCTGTACGTCGCCGCAAAGACATCATGAACTTTATCACTGCATAA
- a CDS encoding rhodanese-related sulfurtransferase, whose protein sequence is MTPTYEIILFYKYVHIDNPVRLMREQKELQMRLGLKGRSIIASEGVNMTMEGTSENIDKYLEELFKDPRFAGTHIKRSIGTGNSFPRTSVKVRNELVALGLGEGCDIDPNKLTGIHLKPEELHQWIADGKEFYIIDMRNAYEHQVGYFEGSILPPMNNFRDLPKFMDSINHLKDKTVLTVCTGGVRCEKASGYLLSQGFTDVYQLDGGIVSYMEKYPNEDFIGKLYVFDNRIAMGFYTDDPKHQIVGKCTFCGVASERYTNCIVNDCNRKFIACSDCEIKMGQEFFCPPEIGHKEKTRVS, encoded by the coding sequence ATGACTCCAACTTACGAAATCATTTTATTTTACAAATACGTACATATCGATAACCCTGTTCGGCTGATGCGCGAGCAGAAAGAACTGCAGATGCGCCTTGGCTTAAAAGGCCGCAGCATTATCGCCTCCGAAGGCGTCAACATGACTATGGAGGGAACCAGCGAAAACATCGATAAATATTTAGAGGAACTGTTTAAGGACCCTCGTTTTGCAGGTACGCATATTAAGCGCTCTATCGGCACAGGCAATTCTTTTCCTCGTACTTCTGTAAAAGTGCGAAACGAGCTTGTGGCATTAGGTTTGGGCGAGGGGTGCGATATCGACCCAAATAAGCTGACGGGCATTCATTTAAAGCCGGAAGAATTGCACCAGTGGATCGCGGATGGCAAAGAGTTTTATATCATCGACATGCGCAATGCTTACGAGCATCAGGTTGGCTATTTTGAAGGTTCAATTTTGCCGCCGATGAATAACTTCCGCGATTTGCCGAAGTTTATGGATTCTATTAATCATTTAAAAGATAAGACTGTCTTAACGGTGTGTACCGGCGGAGTGCGCTGCGAAAAAGCGTCCGGTTATTTGTTGAGCCAGGGCTTTACGGATGTGTATCAGCTGGACGGCGGCATCGTGTCTTATATGGAGAAATATCCGAACGAAGATTTTATCGGCAAGCTGTATGTGTTTGATAACCGCATCGCCATGGGTTTTTATACCGACGATCCAAAGCATCAGATAGTGGGGAAGTGCACCTTCTGCGGCGTAGCCAGCGAGCGTTACACTAACTGTATTGTGAACGACTGCAATCGCAAGTTTATTGCGTGTTCTGATTGCGAGATTAAGATGGGACAGGAGTTTTTTTGCCCGCCAGAGATTGGGCATAAAGAGAAGACAAGGGTTAGTTAG